A part of Streptomyces sp. NBC_01451 genomic DNA contains:
- a CDS encoding SSI family serine proteinase inhibitor codes for MTHTISTGNKTRPVRTTRPVGSARAVRGALLAVGLLLAGSGPAGAVSPEDGRDNWLYVTVSRGEPGTADTRGALVLCDPPLGHAQAARACAELAAVDGDIAGIPPRKTLCPMLYSPVTVHAEGEWNGRPREYDRTFSNGCELGARTGAVFAL; via the coding sequence ATGACCCACACGATCAGCACCGGCAACAAGACCAGGCCCGTCCGGACCACCAGGCCCGTCGGCAGCGCGCGAGCGGTACGCGGTGCCCTGCTGGCCGTCGGCCTCCTCCTCGCGGGCTCCGGCCCGGCCGGGGCGGTCTCCCCGGAGGACGGCCGCGACAACTGGCTCTACGTCACCGTCAGCCGGGGCGAGCCGGGCACCGCTGACACCCGCGGCGCGCTGGTGCTGTGCGACCCGCCCCTGGGACACGCGCAGGCGGCCCGCGCCTGTGCGGAACTGGCCGCGGTGGACGGCGACATCGCAGGCATCCCGCCGCGGAAGACCCTCTGCCCGATGCTCTACTCGCCCGTCACCGTGCACGCGGAGGGCGAGTGGAACGGCCGCCCGCGGGAGTACGACAGGACCTTCTCCAACGGATGCGAACTCGGGGCGAGGACCGGGGCGGTGTTCGCCCTGTAA
- a CDS encoding M14 family zinc carboxypeptidase, with product MEVVLSPLLRYPSVDELADRAAALVARHPADARLRTVGTSRAGTPLWLLSVGHGSRQALVVAGPHANEPVGGGTALRLAERVLADPGPTVRADATWNLLLCLDPDGSRRNEGWLGGPYNLGHYFRNFFRPGFLEQPEWLPDGAAGAALPETRALLALQDELRPFFQCSLHGVDIGGGFVELTRDLPGLPQRVAETAARLGIPRELGPYDTLYWPRLGPAVHRIPPPRRGDLAAAINEAAVESTWFHPHRYGTVTAIVEAPMWGVAAVEDDTPPADADAVLRTVSHTLRHDTRYLEVALGRLRPHLARVADADRLLAPVDDYLLVCPGLADAWDPDTDDGTACRLPPLSNAHLATLRIAGRRLALRTAGLLHQLARGAGPVAAAVLRELDRLIDEWCADYRDGCGARWIPVARQVEYQSRVAFAAFELAGRSTRAGSRSGESGWGAGAAVPMHRE from the coding sequence GTGGAGGTTGTTCTGTCGCCGCTCCTCCGCTACCCGTCCGTGGACGAGCTGGCCGACCGGGCCGCCGCACTCGTCGCCCGTCACCCCGCCGACGCCCGGCTGCGCACCGTGGGCACCTCGCGCGCGGGCACGCCCCTGTGGCTGCTCTCGGTGGGCCACGGCAGCCGTCAGGCCCTCGTCGTCGCCGGCCCGCACGCCAACGAGCCGGTGGGCGGCGGGACCGCCCTGCGGCTGGCCGAACGGGTCCTCGCCGACCCGGGACCGACCGTCCGCGCGGACGCCACCTGGAACCTGCTGCTGTGCCTCGACCCCGACGGCTCCCGCCGCAACGAGGGCTGGCTCGGGGGTCCGTACAACCTCGGCCACTACTTCCGGAACTTCTTCCGGCCCGGCTTCCTGGAACAGCCCGAATGGCTGCCCGACGGCGCGGCCGGGGCCGCCCTGCCTGAGACCCGCGCGCTGCTCGCCCTCCAGGACGAACTGCGGCCGTTCTTCCAGTGCTCGCTGCACGGCGTCGACATCGGTGGCGGCTTCGTGGAACTCACCCGCGACCTCCCGGGCCTCCCGCAGCGCGTCGCCGAGACGGCGGCCCGGCTCGGCATCCCGCGCGAGCTGGGCCCGTACGACACCCTGTACTGGCCCCGTCTGGGACCCGCGGTGCACCGGATTCCGCCGCCGAGGCGTGGTGACCTGGCCGCCGCCATCAACGAGGCCGCGGTGGAGTCGACCTGGTTCCATCCGCACCGGTACGGCACGGTGACGGCGATCGTCGAGGCGCCCATGTGGGGTGTGGCCGCCGTGGAGGACGACACACCGCCCGCCGACGCCGACGCGGTGCTGCGCACGGTCAGCCACACGCTGCGGCACGACACGCGCTATCTGGAGGTGGCCCTCGGACGGCTGCGGCCCCACCTCGCCCGTGTGGCGGACGCGGACCGTCTCCTCGCCCCGGTCGACGACTACCTGCTGGTCTGCCCCGGTCTCGCCGACGCCTGGGACCCCGACACGGACGACGGCACCGCGTGCCGGCTGCCACCGCTCAGCAACGCCCACCTGGCGACTCTGCGCATCGCCGGGCGTCGGCTGGCACTGCGTACGGCGGGGCTGCTGCACCAACTGGCGCGCGGCGCGGGTCCGGTGGCCGCCGCCGTCCTGCGCGAGCTGGACCGGCTCATCGACGAGTGGTGCGCCGACTACCGCGACGGCTGCGGGGCACGCTGGATTCCGGTCGCCCGTCAGGTGGAGTACCAGTCGCGGGTGGCGTTCGCGGCGTTCGAACTGGCGGGCCGCTCCACGCGCGCGGGCTCCCGTTCGGGTGAGTCGGGCTGGGGTGCGGGGGCCGCGGTGCCGATGCACAGGGAATGA